The Leifsonia poae region TCCGTCGAGCACGTCCGGCGCCGCCGCGATCATCCTGCCGATATCGGCGGGGAACCAGTTCGTGCTGAACATGGCGATCCGCCCGTCGAGCGAGCGAACGCGCTGCAGCGCGAACACGTCGTCGCCGGGATCGATGCCGAGCGCTTCGGACACGTGCTGTGGTGCCGCCACGAATCGGGCGTCGACGACTTTCGTGTCGATGTCGGTGCGGCCGTGCCGCACCTGCGACTCCAGGAAGCCCTCATGAACCGTCCACACCGTCGATTGGTCCGGCGACGAGGCGAAGACGCCACGCCGAGGGATGCGGTGCGCGTACCCCTCGGACTCCAGCTTCGACATGGTCTGCCGCACGGTCGCACGCGAGAGCCCGAACTCGCGGCACAATTCCATCTCGCTCGGAAGCCGCTCGTCAGGCCGGATGTCACCTGCGGCGATCCGGTCCCTGAGGATGCCGAACAGCTGCTCGTAGTAGGCGACCGGCGAG contains the following coding sequences:
- a CDS encoding GntR family transcriptional regulator encodes the protein MSQTIERDSPVAYYEQLFGILRDRIAAGDIRPDERLPSEMELCREFGLSRATVRQTMSKLESEGYAHRIPRRGVFASSPDQSTVWTVHEGFLESQVRHGRTDIDTKVVDARFVAAPQHVSEALGIDPGDDVFALQRVRSLDGRIAMFSTNWFPADIGRMIAAAPDVLDGSGSVNETLRAAGHVTSGARRELRAIRTPESIATRLQIGADQPALRVRSLSWDHEERRFDYYETWVLTDIIPLEVNVSAS